One stretch of Equus przewalskii isolate Varuska chromosome 9, EquPr2, whole genome shotgun sequence DNA includes these proteins:
- the LOC103567268 gene encoding myeloid cell surface antigen CD33-like isoform X5 has protein sequence MLQLLLLLPLLWAGSLAKDGRFQLLVQESVSVQEGLCVSVPCTFTYPWNSLTDTVPAHGYWFWEGANIYRDAPVATNNPDRKVQEETQGRFHLLGDPQTYNCSLDIRDARRSDNRKYFFRVERGKEKRNYKSNLSVRVMALTHTPHILSPGTLECGHPRNLTCSVPWACERGTPPIFSWTSAALTSLGPRTHLSSMLTLTPRPQDHGTNLTCQVQFPAAGVTVERTIQLDVTCAPENPAIGDCQGDGTAAGELVTRTGVLLGAIGGAGVTALLALCLCLIFFIVKTCRTKAPRTVVSVDDSRSASLQIWRPDGGRYPDQSDFRREWEERKWNDSLENVAVNLELRTQSAAENASTPKSSGASWDHQQESKLDSPTDPTSSAGTASPLEMEQELHYASLSFNRVNPQEHT, from the exons ATGttacagctgctgctgctgctgcctctgctgtggGCAG GGTCCCTGGCTAAGGATGGGAGATTCCAGCTGCTAGTGCAAGAATCCGTGTCTGTGCAAGAGGGCCTGTGCGTCTCTGTGCCCTGCACCTTCACCTATCCCTGGAACTCCTTGACTGACACTGTCCCAGCTCACGGCTACTGGTTCTGGGAAGGGGCAAATATATACCGTGATGCTCCTGTGGCCACAAACAACCCAGATCGAAAAGTGCAAGAGGAGACTCAGGGCCGATTCCACCTCCTTGGAGACCCCCAGACCTACAACTGCTCCCTGGACATCAGAGATGCCAGGAGGAGTGAcaacagaaaatacttttttcgcgtggagagaggaaaggaaaaacgGAATTACAAGTCTAACCTCTCCGTGCGTGTGATGG CCCTGACCCACACGCCCCACATCCTCAGCCCGGGTACGCTGGAGTGTGGACACCCCAGGAACCtgacctgctctgtgccctgggcctgTGAGCGGGGCACACCCCCCATCTTCTCCTGGACATCAGCTGCCCTCACCTCCCTGGGTCCTAGGACCCACCTCTCCTCTATGCTCACCCTCACCCCACGGCCCCAGGACCATGGCACCAACCTCACCTGTCAGGTGCAGTTCCCTGCAGCTGGTGTGACTGTGGAAAGGACCATCCAGCTCGACGTCACCT GTGCTCCAGAGAACCCAGCCATCGGTGACTGCCAAGGGGATGGCACAG CTGCAGGGGAACTGGTGACAAGGACAGGAGTGCTTCTGGGGGCCATCGGGGGAGCTGGTGTCACTGCACTGcttgctctctgcctctgcctcatcTTCTTCAT AGTGAAGACCTGTAGGACGAAAGCACCCAGGACAGTGGTGAGTGTGGATGACAGCAGATCAGCTTCCCTG CAGATCTGGAGGCCTGATGGGGGCAGATATCCTGACCAGAGTGACTtcaggagagaatgggaggagaggaagtggaacGACTCTTTGGAAAATGTTGCTGTTAATCTAGAGCTGAGAACCCAGTCTGCAGCAGAAAATGCTTCTACTCCTAAATCCTCCGGAGCTTCCTGG GATCACCAGCAGGAGTCTAAGTTAGACAGCCCCACTGACCCCACAAGTTCTGCAGGCACCGCCTCCCCCTTGGAGATGGAGCAGGAGCTGCATTATGCATCCCTCAGCTTTAACAGGGTGAATCCTCAGGAGCACACCTAA
- the LOC103567268 gene encoding myeloid cell surface antigen CD33-like isoform X1, protein MLQLLLLLPLLWAGSLAKDGRFQLLVQESVSVQEGLCVSVPCTFTYPWNSLTDTVPAHGYWFWEGANIYRDAPVATNNPDRKVQEETQGRFHLLGDPQTYNCSLDIRDARRSDNRKYFFRVERGKEKRNYKSNLSVRVMALTHTPHILSPGTLECGHPRNLTCSVPWACERGTPPIFSWTSAALTSLGPRTHLSSMLTLTPRPQDHGTNLTCQVQFPAAGVTVERTIQLDVTCAPENPAIGDCQGDGTAAGELVTRTGVLLGAIGGAGVTALLALCLCLIFFIVKTCRTKAPRTVVSVDDSRSASLVSDQIWRPDGGRYPDQSDFRREWEERKWNDSLENVAVNLELRTQSAAENASTPKSSGASWDHQQESKLDSPTDPTSSAGTASPLEMEQELHYASLSFNRVNPQEHT, encoded by the exons ATGttacagctgctgctgctgctgcctctgctgtggGCAG GGTCCCTGGCTAAGGATGGGAGATTCCAGCTGCTAGTGCAAGAATCCGTGTCTGTGCAAGAGGGCCTGTGCGTCTCTGTGCCCTGCACCTTCACCTATCCCTGGAACTCCTTGACTGACACTGTCCCAGCTCACGGCTACTGGTTCTGGGAAGGGGCAAATATATACCGTGATGCTCCTGTGGCCACAAACAACCCAGATCGAAAAGTGCAAGAGGAGACTCAGGGCCGATTCCACCTCCTTGGAGACCCCCAGACCTACAACTGCTCCCTGGACATCAGAGATGCCAGGAGGAGTGAcaacagaaaatacttttttcgcgtggagagaggaaaggaaaaacgGAATTACAAGTCTAACCTCTCCGTGCGTGTGATGG CCCTGACCCACACGCCCCACATCCTCAGCCCGGGTACGCTGGAGTGTGGACACCCCAGGAACCtgacctgctctgtgccctgggcctgTGAGCGGGGCACACCCCCCATCTTCTCCTGGACATCAGCTGCCCTCACCTCCCTGGGTCCTAGGACCCACCTCTCCTCTATGCTCACCCTCACCCCACGGCCCCAGGACCATGGCACCAACCTCACCTGTCAGGTGCAGTTCCCTGCAGCTGGTGTGACTGTGGAAAGGACCATCCAGCTCGACGTCACCT GTGCTCCAGAGAACCCAGCCATCGGTGACTGCCAAGGGGATGGCACAG CTGCAGGGGAACTGGTGACAAGGACAGGAGTGCTTCTGGGGGCCATCGGGGGAGCTGGTGTCACTGCACTGcttgctctctgcctctgcctcatcTTCTTCAT AGTGAAGACCTGTAGGACGAAAGCACCCAGGACAGTGGTGAGTGTGGATGACAGCAGATCAGCTTCCCTGGTGAGTGAT CAGATCTGGAGGCCTGATGGGGGCAGATATCCTGACCAGAGTGACTtcaggagagaatgggaggagaggaagtggaacGACTCTTTGGAAAATGTTGCTGTTAATCTAGAGCTGAGAACCCAGTCTGCAGCAGAAAATGCTTCTACTCCTAAATCCTCCGGAGCTTCCTGG GATCACCAGCAGGAGTCTAAGTTAGACAGCCCCACTGACCCCACAAGTTCTGCAGGCACCGCCTCCCCCTTGGAGATGGAGCAGGAGCTGCATTATGCATCCCTCAGCTTTAACAGGGTGAATCCTCAGGAGCACACCTAA
- the LOC103567268 gene encoding myeloid cell surface antigen CD33-like isoform X2, translated as MLQLLLLLPLLWAGSLAKDGRFQLLVQESVSVQEGLCVSVPCTFTYPWNSLTDTVPAHGYWFWEGANIYRDAPVATNNPDRKVQEETQGRFHLLGDPQTYNCSLDIRDARRSDNRKYFFRVERGKEKRNYKSNLSVRVMALTHTPHILSPGTLECGHPRNLTCSVPWACERGTPPIFSWTSAALTSLGPRTHLSSMLTLTPRPQDHGTNLTCQVQFPAAGVTVERTIQLDVTCAPENPAIGDCQGDGTAAGELVTRTGVLLGAIGGAGVTALLALCLCLIFFIVKTCRTKAPRTVVSVDDSRSASLVSDIWRPDGGRYPDQSDFRREWEERKWNDSLENVAVNLELRTQSAAENASTPKSSGASWDHQQESKLDSPTDPTSSAGTASPLEMEQELHYASLSFNRVNPQEHT; from the exons ATGttacagctgctgctgctgctgcctctgctgtggGCAG GGTCCCTGGCTAAGGATGGGAGATTCCAGCTGCTAGTGCAAGAATCCGTGTCTGTGCAAGAGGGCCTGTGCGTCTCTGTGCCCTGCACCTTCACCTATCCCTGGAACTCCTTGACTGACACTGTCCCAGCTCACGGCTACTGGTTCTGGGAAGGGGCAAATATATACCGTGATGCTCCTGTGGCCACAAACAACCCAGATCGAAAAGTGCAAGAGGAGACTCAGGGCCGATTCCACCTCCTTGGAGACCCCCAGACCTACAACTGCTCCCTGGACATCAGAGATGCCAGGAGGAGTGAcaacagaaaatacttttttcgcgtggagagaggaaaggaaaaacgGAATTACAAGTCTAACCTCTCCGTGCGTGTGATGG CCCTGACCCACACGCCCCACATCCTCAGCCCGGGTACGCTGGAGTGTGGACACCCCAGGAACCtgacctgctctgtgccctgggcctgTGAGCGGGGCACACCCCCCATCTTCTCCTGGACATCAGCTGCCCTCACCTCCCTGGGTCCTAGGACCCACCTCTCCTCTATGCTCACCCTCACCCCACGGCCCCAGGACCATGGCACCAACCTCACCTGTCAGGTGCAGTTCCCTGCAGCTGGTGTGACTGTGGAAAGGACCATCCAGCTCGACGTCACCT GTGCTCCAGAGAACCCAGCCATCGGTGACTGCCAAGGGGATGGCACAG CTGCAGGGGAACTGGTGACAAGGACAGGAGTGCTTCTGGGGGCCATCGGGGGAGCTGGTGTCACTGCACTGcttgctctctgcctctgcctcatcTTCTTCAT AGTGAAGACCTGTAGGACGAAAGCACCCAGGACAGTGGTGAGTGTGGATGACAGCAGATCAGCTTCCCTGGTGAGTGAT ATCTGGAGGCCTGATGGGGGCAGATATCCTGACCAGAGTGACTtcaggagagaatgggaggagaggaagtggaacGACTCTTTGGAAAATGTTGCTGTTAATCTAGAGCTGAGAACCCAGTCTGCAGCAGAAAATGCTTCTACTCCTAAATCCTCCGGAGCTTCCTGG GATCACCAGCAGGAGTCTAAGTTAGACAGCCCCACTGACCCCACAAGTTCTGCAGGCACCGCCTCCCCCTTGGAGATGGAGCAGGAGCTGCATTATGCATCCCTCAGCTTTAACAGGGTGAATCCTCAGGAGCACACCTAA
- the LOC103567268 gene encoding myeloid cell surface antigen CD33-like isoform X6 produces the protein MLQLLLLLPLLWAGSLAKDGRFQLLVQESVSVQEGLCVSVPCTFTYPWNSLTDTVPAHGYWFWEGANIYRDAPVATNNPDRKVQEETQGRFHLLGDPQTYNCSLDIRDARRSDNRKYFFRVERGKEKRNYKSNLSVRVMALTHTPHILSPGTLECGHPRNLTCSVPWACERGTPPIFSWTSAALTSLGPRTHLSSMLTLTPRPQDHGTNLTCQVQFPAAGVTVERTIQLDVTCAPENPAIGDCQGDGTAAGELVTRTGVLLGAIGGAGVTALLALCLCLIFFIVKTCRTKAPRTVVSVDDSRSASLIWRPDGGRYPDQSDFRREWEERKWNDSLENVAVNLELRTQSAAENASTPKSSGASWDHQQESKLDSPTDPTSSAGTASPLEMEQELHYASLSFNRVNPQEHT, from the exons ATGttacagctgctgctgctgctgcctctgctgtggGCAG GGTCCCTGGCTAAGGATGGGAGATTCCAGCTGCTAGTGCAAGAATCCGTGTCTGTGCAAGAGGGCCTGTGCGTCTCTGTGCCCTGCACCTTCACCTATCCCTGGAACTCCTTGACTGACACTGTCCCAGCTCACGGCTACTGGTTCTGGGAAGGGGCAAATATATACCGTGATGCTCCTGTGGCCACAAACAACCCAGATCGAAAAGTGCAAGAGGAGACTCAGGGCCGATTCCACCTCCTTGGAGACCCCCAGACCTACAACTGCTCCCTGGACATCAGAGATGCCAGGAGGAGTGAcaacagaaaatacttttttcgcgtggagagaggaaaggaaaaacgGAATTACAAGTCTAACCTCTCCGTGCGTGTGATGG CCCTGACCCACACGCCCCACATCCTCAGCCCGGGTACGCTGGAGTGTGGACACCCCAGGAACCtgacctgctctgtgccctgggcctgTGAGCGGGGCACACCCCCCATCTTCTCCTGGACATCAGCTGCCCTCACCTCCCTGGGTCCTAGGACCCACCTCTCCTCTATGCTCACCCTCACCCCACGGCCCCAGGACCATGGCACCAACCTCACCTGTCAGGTGCAGTTCCCTGCAGCTGGTGTGACTGTGGAAAGGACCATCCAGCTCGACGTCACCT GTGCTCCAGAGAACCCAGCCATCGGTGACTGCCAAGGGGATGGCACAG CTGCAGGGGAACTGGTGACAAGGACAGGAGTGCTTCTGGGGGCCATCGGGGGAGCTGGTGTCACTGCACTGcttgctctctgcctctgcctcatcTTCTTCAT AGTGAAGACCTGTAGGACGAAAGCACCCAGGACAGTGGTGAGTGTGGATGACAGCAGATCAGCTTCCCTG ATCTGGAGGCCTGATGGGGGCAGATATCCTGACCAGAGTGACTtcaggagagaatgggaggagaggaagtggaacGACTCTTTGGAAAATGTTGCTGTTAATCTAGAGCTGAGAACCCAGTCTGCAGCAGAAAATGCTTCTACTCCTAAATCCTCCGGAGCTTCCTGG GATCACCAGCAGGAGTCTAAGTTAGACAGCCCCACTGACCCCACAAGTTCTGCAGGCACCGCCTCCCCCTTGGAGATGGAGCAGGAGCTGCATTATGCATCCCTCAGCTTTAACAGGGTGAATCCTCAGGAGCACACCTAA
- the LOC103567268 gene encoding myeloid cell surface antigen CD33-like isoform X3, which produces MLQLLLLLPLLWAGSLAKDGRFQLLVQESVSVQEGLCVSVPCTFTYPWNSLTDTVPAHGYWFWEGANIYRDAPVATNNPDRKVQEETQGRFHLLGDPQTYNCSLDIRDARRSDNRKYFFRVERGKEKRNYKSNLSVRVMALTHTPHILSPGTLECGHPRNLTCSVPWACERGTPPIFSWTSAALTSLGPRTHLSSMLTLTPRPQDHGTNLTCQVQFPAAGVTVERTIQLDVTCAPENPAIGDCQGDGTGELVTRTGVLLGAIGGAGVTALLALCLCLIFFIVKTCRTKAPRTVVSVDDSRSASLVSDQIWRPDGGRYPDQSDFRREWEERKWNDSLENVAVNLELRTQSAAENASTPKSSGASWDHQQESKLDSPTDPTSSAGTASPLEMEQELHYASLSFNRVNPQEHT; this is translated from the exons ATGttacagctgctgctgctgctgcctctgctgtggGCAG GGTCCCTGGCTAAGGATGGGAGATTCCAGCTGCTAGTGCAAGAATCCGTGTCTGTGCAAGAGGGCCTGTGCGTCTCTGTGCCCTGCACCTTCACCTATCCCTGGAACTCCTTGACTGACACTGTCCCAGCTCACGGCTACTGGTTCTGGGAAGGGGCAAATATATACCGTGATGCTCCTGTGGCCACAAACAACCCAGATCGAAAAGTGCAAGAGGAGACTCAGGGCCGATTCCACCTCCTTGGAGACCCCCAGACCTACAACTGCTCCCTGGACATCAGAGATGCCAGGAGGAGTGAcaacagaaaatacttttttcgcgtggagagaggaaaggaaaaacgGAATTACAAGTCTAACCTCTCCGTGCGTGTGATGG CCCTGACCCACACGCCCCACATCCTCAGCCCGGGTACGCTGGAGTGTGGACACCCCAGGAACCtgacctgctctgtgccctgggcctgTGAGCGGGGCACACCCCCCATCTTCTCCTGGACATCAGCTGCCCTCACCTCCCTGGGTCCTAGGACCCACCTCTCCTCTATGCTCACCCTCACCCCACGGCCCCAGGACCATGGCACCAACCTCACCTGTCAGGTGCAGTTCCCTGCAGCTGGTGTGACTGTGGAAAGGACCATCCAGCTCGACGTCACCT GTGCTCCAGAGAACCCAGCCATCGGTGACTGCCAAGGGGATGGCACAG GGGAACTGGTGACAAGGACAGGAGTGCTTCTGGGGGCCATCGGGGGAGCTGGTGTCACTGCACTGcttgctctctgcctctgcctcatcTTCTTCAT AGTGAAGACCTGTAGGACGAAAGCACCCAGGACAGTGGTGAGTGTGGATGACAGCAGATCAGCTTCCCTGGTGAGTGAT CAGATCTGGAGGCCTGATGGGGGCAGATATCCTGACCAGAGTGACTtcaggagagaatgggaggagaggaagtggaacGACTCTTTGGAAAATGTTGCTGTTAATCTAGAGCTGAGAACCCAGTCTGCAGCAGAAAATGCTTCTACTCCTAAATCCTCCGGAGCTTCCTGG GATCACCAGCAGGAGTCTAAGTTAGACAGCCCCACTGACCCCACAAGTTCTGCAGGCACCGCCTCCCCCTTGGAGATGGAGCAGGAGCTGCATTATGCATCCCTCAGCTTTAACAGGGTGAATCCTCAGGAGCACACCTAA
- the LOC103567268 gene encoding myeloid cell surface antigen CD33-like isoform X7 encodes MLQLLLLLPLLWAGSLAKDGRFQLLVQESVSVQEGLCVSVPCTFTYPWNSLTDTVPAHGYWFWEGANIYRDAPVATNNPDRKVQEETQGRFHLLGDPQTYNCSLDIRDARRSDNRKYFFRVERGKEKRNYKSNLSVRVMALTHTPHILSPGTLECGHPRNLTCSVPWACERGTPPIFSWTSAALTSLGPRTHLSSMLTLTPRPQDHGTNLTCQVQFPAAGVTVERTIQLDVTCAPENPAIGDCQGDGTGELVTRTGVLLGAIGGAGVTALLALCLCLIFFIVKTCRTKAPRTVVSVDDSRSASLQIWRPDGGRYPDQSDFRREWEERKWNDSLENVAVNLELRTQSAAENASTPKSSGASWDHQQESKLDSPTDPTSSAGTASPLEMEQELHYASLSFNRVNPQEHT; translated from the exons ATGttacagctgctgctgctgctgcctctgctgtggGCAG GGTCCCTGGCTAAGGATGGGAGATTCCAGCTGCTAGTGCAAGAATCCGTGTCTGTGCAAGAGGGCCTGTGCGTCTCTGTGCCCTGCACCTTCACCTATCCCTGGAACTCCTTGACTGACACTGTCCCAGCTCACGGCTACTGGTTCTGGGAAGGGGCAAATATATACCGTGATGCTCCTGTGGCCACAAACAACCCAGATCGAAAAGTGCAAGAGGAGACTCAGGGCCGATTCCACCTCCTTGGAGACCCCCAGACCTACAACTGCTCCCTGGACATCAGAGATGCCAGGAGGAGTGAcaacagaaaatacttttttcgcgtggagagaggaaaggaaaaacgGAATTACAAGTCTAACCTCTCCGTGCGTGTGATGG CCCTGACCCACACGCCCCACATCCTCAGCCCGGGTACGCTGGAGTGTGGACACCCCAGGAACCtgacctgctctgtgccctgggcctgTGAGCGGGGCACACCCCCCATCTTCTCCTGGACATCAGCTGCCCTCACCTCCCTGGGTCCTAGGACCCACCTCTCCTCTATGCTCACCCTCACCCCACGGCCCCAGGACCATGGCACCAACCTCACCTGTCAGGTGCAGTTCCCTGCAGCTGGTGTGACTGTGGAAAGGACCATCCAGCTCGACGTCACCT GTGCTCCAGAGAACCCAGCCATCGGTGACTGCCAAGGGGATGGCACAG GGGAACTGGTGACAAGGACAGGAGTGCTTCTGGGGGCCATCGGGGGAGCTGGTGTCACTGCACTGcttgctctctgcctctgcctcatcTTCTTCAT AGTGAAGACCTGTAGGACGAAAGCACCCAGGACAGTGGTGAGTGTGGATGACAGCAGATCAGCTTCCCTG CAGATCTGGAGGCCTGATGGGGGCAGATATCCTGACCAGAGTGACTtcaggagagaatgggaggagaggaagtggaacGACTCTTTGGAAAATGTTGCTGTTAATCTAGAGCTGAGAACCCAGTCTGCAGCAGAAAATGCTTCTACTCCTAAATCCTCCGGAGCTTCCTGG GATCACCAGCAGGAGTCTAAGTTAGACAGCCCCACTGACCCCACAAGTTCTGCAGGCACCGCCTCCCCCTTGGAGATGGAGCAGGAGCTGCATTATGCATCCCTCAGCTTTAACAGGGTGAATCCTCAGGAGCACACCTAA
- the LOC103567268 gene encoding myeloid cell surface antigen CD33-like isoform X4, giving the protein MLQLLLLLPLLWAGSLAKDGRFQLLVQESVSVQEGLCVSVPCTFTYPWNSLTDTVPAHGYWFWEGANIYRDAPVATNNPDRKVQEETQGRFHLLGDPQTYNCSLDIRDARRSDNRKYFFRVERGKEKRNYKSNLSVRVMALTHTPHILSPGTLECGHPRNLTCSVPWACERGTPPIFSWTSAALTSLGPRTHLSSMLTLTPRPQDHGTNLTCQVQFPAAGVTVERTIQLDVTCAPENPAIGDCQGDGTGELVTRTGVLLGAIGGAGVTALLALCLCLIFFIVKTCRTKAPRTVVSVDDSRSASLVSDIWRPDGGRYPDQSDFRREWEERKWNDSLENVAVNLELRTQSAAENASTPKSSGASWDHQQESKLDSPTDPTSSAGTASPLEMEQELHYASLSFNRVNPQEHT; this is encoded by the exons ATGttacagctgctgctgctgctgcctctgctgtggGCAG GGTCCCTGGCTAAGGATGGGAGATTCCAGCTGCTAGTGCAAGAATCCGTGTCTGTGCAAGAGGGCCTGTGCGTCTCTGTGCCCTGCACCTTCACCTATCCCTGGAACTCCTTGACTGACACTGTCCCAGCTCACGGCTACTGGTTCTGGGAAGGGGCAAATATATACCGTGATGCTCCTGTGGCCACAAACAACCCAGATCGAAAAGTGCAAGAGGAGACTCAGGGCCGATTCCACCTCCTTGGAGACCCCCAGACCTACAACTGCTCCCTGGACATCAGAGATGCCAGGAGGAGTGAcaacagaaaatacttttttcgcgtggagagaggaaaggaaaaacgGAATTACAAGTCTAACCTCTCCGTGCGTGTGATGG CCCTGACCCACACGCCCCACATCCTCAGCCCGGGTACGCTGGAGTGTGGACACCCCAGGAACCtgacctgctctgtgccctgggcctgTGAGCGGGGCACACCCCCCATCTTCTCCTGGACATCAGCTGCCCTCACCTCCCTGGGTCCTAGGACCCACCTCTCCTCTATGCTCACCCTCACCCCACGGCCCCAGGACCATGGCACCAACCTCACCTGTCAGGTGCAGTTCCCTGCAGCTGGTGTGACTGTGGAAAGGACCATCCAGCTCGACGTCACCT GTGCTCCAGAGAACCCAGCCATCGGTGACTGCCAAGGGGATGGCACAG GGGAACTGGTGACAAGGACAGGAGTGCTTCTGGGGGCCATCGGGGGAGCTGGTGTCACTGCACTGcttgctctctgcctctgcctcatcTTCTTCAT AGTGAAGACCTGTAGGACGAAAGCACCCAGGACAGTGGTGAGTGTGGATGACAGCAGATCAGCTTCCCTGGTGAGTGAT ATCTGGAGGCCTGATGGGGGCAGATATCCTGACCAGAGTGACTtcaggagagaatgggaggagaggaagtggaacGACTCTTTGGAAAATGTTGCTGTTAATCTAGAGCTGAGAACCCAGTCTGCAGCAGAAAATGCTTCTACTCCTAAATCCTCCGGAGCTTCCTGG GATCACCAGCAGGAGTCTAAGTTAGACAGCCCCACTGACCCCACAAGTTCTGCAGGCACCGCCTCCCCCTTGGAGATGGAGCAGGAGCTGCATTATGCATCCCTCAGCTTTAACAGGGTGAATCCTCAGGAGCACACCTAA